Proteins found in one Microbacterium sp. SSM24 genomic segment:
- a CDS encoding transposase, whose translation MTDRSDLDAIAAELYALPPAEFTAARNREAGMADRSIAAQVKALRKPTVAAWAVNLLAREGQLADALELSAALREAQDDLDAAELSRLGRQRRQLVAALATQAVDLAKDAGVAVSGAARDDVEKTVNAAVMDAAAAAAVMTARLVTAIEAGTFEPSDLADAVGGSLPGVAAAPAPDDLAERRARKAAEKAAREAERAANEAERELARIDAKHQKLQERVDHVSERIDDLRRDLERLEGDRATAESALAAIEDERRNAASRARTAAADAQRALDALKE comes from the coding sequence GTGACCGACCGCTCCGATCTCGACGCGATCGCGGCGGAGCTGTATGCGCTCCCGCCCGCCGAGTTCACCGCCGCGCGCAACCGCGAGGCGGGCATGGCCGACCGATCGATCGCCGCGCAGGTGAAGGCGCTGCGCAAGCCGACCGTGGCCGCGTGGGCTGTGAACCTGCTCGCCCGCGAGGGGCAGCTCGCCGACGCGCTCGAACTGTCGGCGGCGCTGCGCGAGGCGCAGGACGACCTCGATGCCGCCGAGCTCTCCCGCCTGGGCAGGCAGCGGCGCCAGCTCGTCGCGGCCCTCGCGACCCAGGCCGTCGACCTGGCGAAGGACGCGGGTGTGGCGGTCAGCGGTGCGGCTCGAGACGATGTCGAGAAGACGGTCAACGCCGCGGTGATGGATGCCGCGGCCGCCGCCGCCGTCATGACGGCGCGCCTCGTCACGGCGATCGAGGCCGGCACGTTCGAGCCGTCCGATCTCGCGGATGCCGTCGGCGGCTCGCTGCCGGGCGTCGCGGCCGCTCCCGCGCCCGACGACCTCGCGGAGCGCCGCGCGCGCAAGGCGGCCGAGAAGGCGGCGCGCGAGGCGGAACGGGCCGCGAACGAGGCCGAGCGCGAGCTCGCACGAATCGACGCGAAGCACCAGAAGCTCCAGGAGCGCGTCGATCACGTGTCCGAGCGCATCGACGATCTGCGCCGCGATCTCGAGCGGCTCGAGGGCGACCGCGCCACCGCCGAGTCCGCACTCGCCGCCATCGAGGACGAGCGGCGGAACGCGGCATCCCGAGCCCGCACAGCCGCGGCCGATGCGCAGCGGGCGCTCGATGCGCTGAAGGAATGA
- a CDS encoding tryptophan-rich sensory protein: MAAKDLLRQIVVISAFCFMIVAAMVGTGLFGGTAVQDLQNGALDADGSYLAPARSAFSIWSVIYVGLFAYSVWQAFPRQRSRTRQRALGWLIAGTMVLNGLWLVTAQFATLPLTVLAIVLLLALLGVTFRRAVVQPGRGWIDALLIDGVTGLHLGWVTLATVANTTAWLTTIVPADADESATLWGILVLIVVAVIGVAIAWASHWRIAPGLAMAWGLVWIGVGRLAFEPESTAIGVTAIIVAVIVIAVPLVGTVLHRAADVRNAEV; encoded by the coding sequence ATGGCCGCCAAGGATCTCCTCCGCCAGATCGTCGTCATCAGCGCCTTCTGCTTCATGATCGTCGCCGCGATGGTAGGCACCGGCCTGTTCGGCGGCACGGCCGTGCAGGATCTGCAGAACGGGGCGCTCGACGCGGACGGGTCGTACCTCGCGCCGGCGCGCTCGGCGTTCTCGATCTGGTCGGTCATCTACGTCGGGCTCTTCGCCTACTCGGTGTGGCAGGCGTTCCCGCGCCAGCGCTCACGCACGCGGCAGCGCGCGCTGGGCTGGCTCATCGCCGGCACGATGGTGCTGAACGGGCTCTGGCTCGTCACGGCCCAATTCGCGACGCTGCCCCTCACGGTGCTGGCGATCGTCCTGCTCCTGGCGCTGCTGGGCGTCACGTTCCGCCGCGCGGTCGTGCAGCCGGGACGCGGCTGGATCGACGCGCTGCTGATCGACGGCGTGACGGGACTGCACCTGGGCTGGGTGACCCTTGCGACGGTCGCCAACACCACCGCGTGGCTGACGACCATCGTGCCGGCCGATGCCGACGAGTCGGCGACGCTGTGGGGCATCCTGGTGCTGATCGTGGTCGCGGTCATCGGCGTCGCGATCGCGTGGGCGAGCCACTGGCGCATCGCGCCGGGTCTCGCGATGGCCTGGGGACTGGTGTGGATCGGCGTCGGCCGCCTCGCGTTCGAGCCCGAGAGCACGGCGATCGGCGTGACCGCGATCATCGTCGCGGTCATCGTGATCGCGGTGCCGCTGGTCGGCACGGTGCTGCATCGGGCCGCCGACGTGCGCAACGCCGAGGTCTGA
- the xylA gene encoding xylose isomerase: MPTPTRDDKFSFGLWTVGYNGTDPFGGPTRHALDVVHVVEKLAELGAYGLTFHDDDLFAFGSTEAERQNQIDRLKGALADTGLIVPMVTTNLFSAPVFKDGGFTANDRDVRRFALRKVFRQLDLGAELGAKTFVMWGGREGAEYDSAKDIRQALERYREAVNLLGDYVTDKGYDIRFAIEPKPNEPRGDILLPTLGHAIAFIDSLERPELVGLNPEVGHEQMAGLNFAAGIAQALFHGKLFHIDLNGQRGIKYDQDLVFGHGDLHNAFALVDLLENGGPGGVPAYDGPRHFDYKPSRTEDEVGVWESAAANMRTYLLLKERAAAFRADPEVQEALAAAKVDELSTPTLNPGESYDDFLADRSAYEDFDTDVYLGGKGGGFVRLQQLATEHLLGAR; this comes from the coding sequence ATGCCCACCCCCACTCGCGACGACAAGTTCTCGTTCGGTCTCTGGACTGTCGGCTACAACGGCACCGACCCGTTCGGAGGCCCCACCCGCCACGCCCTCGACGTCGTCCACGTCGTGGAGAAGCTCGCCGAGCTCGGCGCCTACGGCCTCACGTTCCACGACGACGACCTGTTCGCCTTCGGATCGACCGAGGCCGAGCGTCAGAACCAGATCGACCGCCTCAAGGGCGCACTCGCCGACACCGGCCTGATCGTGCCGATGGTCACCACCAACCTCTTCTCGGCGCCCGTGTTCAAGGACGGCGGCTTCACCGCGAACGACCGCGACGTGCGCCGTTTCGCGCTGCGCAAGGTCTTCCGCCAGCTCGACCTCGGCGCCGAGCTCGGCGCGAAGACCTTCGTCATGTGGGGCGGGCGCGAGGGCGCCGAGTACGACTCGGCCAAGGACATCCGCCAGGCGCTCGAGCGCTACCGCGAGGCCGTGAACCTGCTCGGCGACTACGTCACCGACAAGGGCTACGACATCCGCTTCGCGATCGAGCCGAAGCCCAACGAGCCCCGCGGCGACATCCTGCTGCCGACGCTCGGCCACGCGATCGCCTTCATCGACTCGCTCGAGCGTCCTGAGCTCGTCGGCCTCAACCCGGAGGTCGGCCACGAGCAGATGGCCGGACTCAACTTCGCCGCCGGCATCGCGCAGGCGCTGTTCCACGGCAAGCTCTTCCACATCGACCTCAACGGCCAGCGCGGGATCAAGTACGACCAGGACCTCGTGTTCGGTCACGGCGACCTGCACAACGCGTTCGCGCTCGTCGACCTGCTCGAGAACGGCGGGCCCGGGGGCGTGCCGGCGTACGACGGACCGCGCCACTTCGACTACAAGCCCTCGCGCACCGAGGACGAGGTGGGCGTGTGGGAGTCGGCCGCCGCGAACATGCGCACCTACCTGCTGCTCAAGGAGCGTGCCGCGGCATTCCGCGCCGACCCCGAGGTGCAGGAGGCGCTCGCCGCCGCGAAGGTCGACGAGCTCTCCACCCCGACGCTGAACCCGGGCGAGTCGTACGACGACTTCCTCGCCGACCGCTCGGCCTACGAGGACTTCGACACCGACGTGTACCTCGGCGGCAAGGGCGGCGGCTTCGTGCGGCTGCAGCAGCTCGCGACCGAGCACCTGCTCGGCGCTCGCTGA
- a CDS encoding S8 family peptidase, with translation MSDQTPDNPPRRPPNQTWQSRYEATKPLGVGLDPSIEPEPGITAYPTDYAPKHLLVSAAEELGRVERELNVAARQFGWSVRVRPLHGGRIDLGEAERGAGADREAGRVPPLFRADILQDPKEDADDQPVPPVDAWRLLKAARPTLPRGVGLDHVLSLGPYGRTNPFGRTNPFGRTNPFGRTNPYGRTNAPGPDAYAEPGSGGREIVTYVGPRPARTSDAHVKGRRPVVAVLDTGCGDHAWLKAPVVMRDPMSPAGPIGLTDPDTNPEVYPDQAGPLDGFLDEAAGHGTFVAGVVHQLCPDAEIVAVRVANSQGTVLEGDFLEAVRLLVEWMKHPQGKAIDVMNISLGYYHETPDDEHYDATLGALLEEARALGCAIVCSAGNDSTERPAFPAALWAYPGAPAAMEELVDAAPHVSVGALNPNDRSVALFSNVGDWVRTYAPGVAVFSTSPGFVGGIQAGTRDDLSDMAGITGTLPRQSLDPDDWRGGFAIWSGTSFAAPYIAGRLAQAIAADLMHGSLKTPDERKKALREAAKKLEFTPRP, from the coding sequence ATGTCGGACCAGACGCCTGACAACCCCCCGCGGCGCCCGCCGAACCAGACATGGCAGAGCCGATACGAGGCCACCAAGCCGCTCGGCGTGGGTCTCGATCCGTCGATCGAGCCCGAGCCCGGGATCACGGCCTATCCGACCGACTACGCCCCGAAGCACCTGCTGGTGAGCGCGGCCGAGGAGCTCGGCCGCGTCGAGCGGGAGCTCAACGTCGCGGCGCGTCAGTTCGGCTGGTCGGTGCGCGTGCGCCCGCTCCACGGCGGTCGCATCGATCTCGGCGAGGCGGAGCGCGGGGCAGGCGCCGATCGCGAGGCGGGCCGGGTGCCGCCGCTGTTCCGTGCCGACATCCTGCAGGATCCGAAGGAGGACGCCGACGATCAGCCCGTGCCGCCGGTCGACGCGTGGCGCCTGCTCAAGGCGGCCCGTCCGACGCTGCCGCGCGGCGTGGGCCTGGACCACGTGCTCTCGCTGGGACCGTACGGCCGCACGAACCCGTTCGGTCGCACCAACCCGTTCGGTCGCACGAACCCGTTCGGTCGGACGAACCCGTATGGACGCACGAACGCTCCGGGGCCCGACGCGTACGCCGAACCCGGCAGCGGCGGCCGTGAGATCGTCACGTACGTCGGCCCCCGTCCCGCTCGGACCTCCGATGCCCACGTGAAGGGCCGTCGCCCCGTGGTGGCCGTGCTCGACACGGGCTGCGGCGACCACGCGTGGCTCAAGGCCCCCGTCGTGATGCGCGACCCGATGTCGCCGGCGGGTCCGATCGGACTCACCGATCCCGACACGAACCCCGAGGTCTACCCCGATCAGGCGGGACCGCTCGACGGCTTCCTCGATGAGGCGGCCGGTCACGGCACGTTCGTCGCGGGCGTCGTGCACCAGCTGTGCCCCGACGCCGAGATCGTCGCCGTCCGCGTCGCCAACAGCCAGGGGACGGTGCTCGAGGGCGACTTCCTCGAGGCGGTGCGCCTGCTCGTGGAGTGGATGAAGCACCCCCAGGGCAAGGCCATCGACGTGATGAACATCTCTCTCGGGTACTACCACGAGACCCCCGACGACGAGCACTACGACGCCACCCTGGGCGCTCTCCTCGAGGAGGCGCGCGCGCTGGGGTGCGCGATCGTCTGCTCCGCCGGGAACGACTCGACCGAGCGTCCTGCGTTCCCCGCCGCGCTCTGGGCCTACCCGGGCGCCCCGGCGGCCATGGAGGAGCTCGTGGACGCCGCGCCGCACGTGTCGGTCGGCGCGCTCAATCCCAACGACCGATCGGTGGCACTGTTCAGCAACGTCGGCGACTGGGTGCGGACATACGCGCCCGGGGTCGCGGTGTTCAGCACGTCGCCCGGCTTCGTCGGCGGTATCCAGGCCGGAACGCGCGACGACCTCAGCGACATGGCCGGGATCACCGGGACCCTGCCGCGGCAGAGCCTCGACCCCGACGACTGGCGCGGCGGCTTCGCGATCTGGAGCGGCACGTCGTTCGCGGCGCCGTACATCGCCGGGCGGCTCGCGCAGGCGATCGCGGCCGATCTGATGCACGGATCGCTCAAGACGCCGGACGAGCGAAAGAAGGCGCTGCGGGAGGCTGCGAAGAAGCTGGAGTTCACGCCGAGGCCGTAG
- a CDS encoding TetR/AcrR family transcriptional regulator — translation MPKVTEAYREARRDEIARAALRCLERKGVHDTSIADIVEESGLSTGAIYSHFTNKAELAKYIVGRYLIVRIDALEAAGRAGVVQPPRQLLAAMLGILTEDGLPAPVIVQFWGEAMADPEIHAAMTSTAGRLGASLAAAVTPWVRERLGDEASDSAVAERTAQTARTIASLAQGYIANTAVFGPRDVTEYVESVVDALGD, via the coding sequence ATGCCCAAGGTGACGGAGGCCTACCGCGAGGCCCGGCGCGACGAGATCGCGCGAGCGGCTTTGCGATGCCTGGAGCGCAAGGGCGTCCACGACACCTCGATCGCCGACATCGTCGAGGAGTCAGGGCTGTCGACGGGCGCGATCTACTCGCACTTCACCAACAAGGCCGAGCTGGCCAAGTACATCGTCGGCCGCTACCTCATCGTGCGGATCGACGCGCTCGAGGCCGCAGGGCGCGCCGGTGTCGTTCAGCCCCCGCGGCAACTCCTCGCCGCGATGCTCGGCATCCTGACCGAGGACGGACTTCCCGCGCCCGTCATCGTCCAGTTCTGGGGCGAGGCGATGGCCGACCCCGAGATCCACGCCGCGATGACGAGTACGGCCGGCCGCCTGGGCGCCTCGCTCGCCGCCGCCGTCACCCCCTGGGTTCGCGAGAGGCTCGGAGACGAGGCATCCGACTCCGCCGTCGCTGAGCGCACCGCGCAGACGGCCCGCACCATCGCCTCACTCGCGCAGGGGTACATCGCCAACACGGCGGTGTTCGGTCCGCGCGACGTCACGGAGTACGTCGAGTCGGTCGTCGACGCACTCGGCGACTGA
- a CDS encoding cation:proton antiporter: MDDLEPTLLLIPILGVLAPLLARGIGRWVRVPIVVFELVLGILVGPSVLGWAQPDAFIDTLSEYGLAMLFFVAGSEIEFTVFRGRTGRRSVGGWLISLTLGIALAWLIAPGEEAVIIGIALCSTALGTILPILRDAGESKTAFGRTMFAIGAVGEFGPLIAISLFLGSKSPGVETIVLVLFCVVAGLAIWLAFRMPRGAMHRFVNATLHTSGQFAIRVVFVILAGLIALSVVLDLDILLGAFTAGIVWRLIMRDAAEADREAVESKVEAVAFGFLVPVFFIYTGVTFDLASLLANPVLFLLLPVVLVVLFLVRGVPSTLAAPPGATRRDRLSIAFLGATGLPIIVAVTAIGVDEGILSSASAALLVGAGMLSVLLFPLIAMTIRGERSKSPAVPVEDDAA; the protein is encoded by the coding sequence GTGGACGACCTCGAGCCGACCCTGCTGCTGATCCCGATCCTCGGGGTGCTCGCGCCGCTGCTCGCTCGCGGGATCGGGCGCTGGGTGCGGGTGCCGATCGTGGTGTTCGAGCTCGTCCTCGGCATCCTTGTCGGACCGAGCGTCCTCGGCTGGGCCCAGCCCGACGCGTTCATCGACACGCTCTCGGAGTACGGCCTGGCGATGCTGTTCTTCGTCGCCGGTTCCGAGATCGAGTTCACCGTGTTCCGCGGCCGCACCGGCCGACGCTCCGTCGGCGGCTGGCTGATCAGCCTCACGCTCGGCATCGCCCTCGCGTGGCTCATCGCGCCGGGCGAGGAGGCCGTGATCATCGGCATCGCGCTGTGTTCGACCGCTCTCGGAACGATCCTGCCGATCCTGCGCGATGCGGGGGAGTCGAAGACGGCGTTCGGCCGCACGATGTTCGCGATCGGCGCGGTGGGGGAGTTCGGTCCGCTGATCGCGATCTCCCTGTTCCTCGGGAGCAAGTCGCCGGGGGTCGAGACGATCGTTCTCGTGCTGTTCTGCGTGGTGGCCGGTCTCGCCATCTGGCTCGCCTTCCGGATGCCGCGCGGCGCGATGCACCGGTTCGTGAACGCGACGCTGCACACGTCGGGCCAGTTCGCGATCCGCGTCGTGTTCGTGATCCTGGCGGGACTCATCGCGCTGAGCGTCGTGCTGGATCTCGACATCCTGCTGGGTGCGTTCACGGCCGGCATCGTGTGGCGGCTCATCATGCGCGACGCGGCCGAGGCCGATCGCGAGGCGGTCGAGAGCAAGGTCGAGGCCGTCGCGTTCGGGTTCCTCGTGCCGGTGTTCTTCATCTACACCGGCGTCACGTTCGACCTGGCGTCGCTCCTCGCGAACCCCGTGCTCTTCCTCCTGCTGCCGGTCGTGCTGGTCGTGCTCTTCCTCGTGCGCGGGGTGCCGTCGACCCTTGCGGCACCACCCGGCGCGACGCGCCGCGACCGCCTCTCGATCGCCTTCCTCGGGGCCACCGGCCTGCCGATCATCGTCGCGGTCACCGCGATCGGCGTCGATGAGGGCATCCTCTCGTCGGCTTCCGCGGCGCTGCTCGTCGGCGCCGGCATGCTGTCGGTGCTGCTGTTCCCGCTCATCGCCATGACGATCCGGGGTGAGCGCAGCAAGAGTCCCGCCGTCCCCGTCGAGGACGACGCGGCATGA
- a CDS encoding RNA polymerase sigma factor, whose protein sequence is MTRARPDARADSVEPARWERAAALFVRWREGESRAMDELVRLMTPPLWHVVRAYGLDAALAQDVVQTTWLTLVRRHETILDPQAVSGWLTMCARREAWRVGKQHRRADATEAESLEPHLPVHESAEQTAATDDESRRLWTSVATLNERCQRLLRIVAFEERPDYARIAQDLAMPIGSIGPTRQRCLAKLRAVLEGDGWSGDDDGD, encoded by the coding sequence ATGACGCGTGCGCGCCCCGACGCCCGCGCCGACTCCGTCGAGCCGGCGCGGTGGGAGCGTGCCGCCGCACTTTTCGTGCGGTGGCGCGAAGGCGAGAGCCGCGCCATGGACGAGCTCGTGCGCCTCATGACGCCGCCCCTGTGGCACGTCGTGCGGGCGTACGGTCTCGATGCCGCGCTCGCTCAGGACGTCGTGCAGACGACGTGGCTGACGCTGGTGCGCCGTCATGAGACGATCCTCGACCCGCAGGCGGTCTCGGGCTGGCTGACGATGTGCGCGCGCCGTGAGGCGTGGCGCGTCGGCAAGCAGCACCGCAGAGCCGATGCGACCGAGGCCGAGTCTCTCGAACCCCATCTGCCCGTCCACGAATCCGCCGAGCAGACCGCCGCGACAGACGACGAATCCCGTCGCCTGTGGACATCGGTGGCGACGCTCAACGAACGATGCCAGCGCCTGCTGCGGATCGTCGCGTTCGAGGAACGACCCGACTATGCGCGCATCGCCCAGGATCTGGCGATGCCCATCGGGTCCATCGGGCCGACCCGCCAGCGCTGTCTCGCCAAGCTCCGCGCCGTACTCGAAGGCGACGGATGGTCAGGAGACGACGATGGAGACTGA
- a CDS encoding xylulokinase yields MSLVMGVDSSTQSCKVVVTDAASGAVAREGRASHPAGSSVDPEAWWSALRAAVDAAGGLADVEAWAIGGQQHGMVVLDAEGRVIRDALLWNDTRSAGAAADLIAEFGADALAQRTGLVPVASFTITKLRWLRDAEPENAARVAAVALPHDWLTWRLRGFGPADQSPRGPVLDELVTDRSDASGTGYWDPATGGYDRELLIAALGRDAVLPRVLGPHEWVLDGDGRRVGGGAGDNAGAALGLGAGSGDVVVSIGTSGTVFAVSDERTIDPTGTVAGFADCTGRFLPLVATLNAARVLDAVAGLLGVDHAELSRLALTAEPGADGLALVPYFEGERTPNLPDATAALTGMTLASTTRENLARAAVEGMLSGLAAGLEALRGLEVPLERALLIGGGAQSEAVRAIAPLVLGLDVEVPAPGEYVALGAARQAASVLVG; encoded by the coding sequence ATGAGCCTCGTCATGGGAGTCGATTCGTCGACGCAGTCGTGCAAGGTCGTCGTGACGGATGCCGCCTCCGGCGCCGTCGCACGAGAGGGGCGGGCGTCGCACCCGGCCGGATCCTCGGTCGACCCCGAGGCGTGGTGGAGCGCCCTGCGGGCTGCCGTCGACGCGGCAGGCGGGCTCGCTGACGTCGAGGCGTGGGCCATCGGCGGACAGCAGCACGGCATGGTCGTGCTCGACGCCGAGGGCCGGGTCATCCGCGACGCCCTGCTGTGGAACGACACTCGCTCGGCCGGCGCCGCGGCCGACCTGATCGCCGAGTTCGGAGCAGACGCGCTGGCTCAGCGCACCGGCCTGGTGCCGGTCGCCTCCTTCACCATCACGAAACTGCGCTGGCTGCGGGATGCCGAGCCCGAGAACGCCGCGCGCGTCGCGGCCGTCGCTCTGCCGCACGACTGGCTCACGTGGCGCCTGCGCGGCTTCGGGCCGGCAGATCAGTCGCCGAGAGGTCCCGTGCTCGACGAGCTCGTGACGGACCGGTCGGATGCCTCGGGCACCGGATACTGGGACCCCGCGACCGGCGGCTACGACCGAGAGCTCCTCATCGCGGCGCTCGGTCGCGACGCCGTTCTCCCTCGCGTCCTCGGCCCGCACGAGTGGGTGCTCGACGGCGACGGCCGACGCGTCGGCGGCGGAGCCGGCGACAACGCCGGTGCGGCCCTCGGGCTCGGCGCCGGCTCCGGCGACGTCGTCGTCTCCATCGGCACGAGCGGCACGGTGTTCGCGGTGAGCGACGAGCGCACGATCGACCCGACCGGCACCGTCGCCGGGTTCGCCGACTGCACGGGACGGTTCCTGCCGCTCGTCGCGACGCTCAACGCCGCGCGCGTGCTCGACGCGGTCGCCGGCCTCCTCGGGGTCGACCACGCCGAGCTCTCACGGCTCGCGCTGACGGCCGAGCCCGGAGCGGACGGACTGGCGCTGGTGCCGTACTTCGAGGGCGAGCGCACGCCGAATCTTCCGGATGCGACGGCCGCGCTCACCGGCATGACGCTGGCCTCGACGACGCGCGAGAACCTCGCGCGCGCCGCGGTCGAGGGCATGCTCTCGGGCCTCGCCGCCGGGCTCGAGGCGCTTCGTGGACTGGAGGTTCCGCTCGAGAGGGCGCTGCTCATCGGCGGGGGCGCGCAGTCCGAGGCGGTGCGCGCGATCGCGCCGCTCGTCCTGGGTCTCGACGTCGAGGTGCCGGCCCCGGGCGAGTACGTCGCGCTCGGCGCCGCACGCCAGGCGGCGTCGGTGCTGGTGGGCTGA
- a CDS encoding GTP pyrophosphokinase family protein, with amino-acid sequence MANTAPSAHAASPDDMAITVSAAELRELRDEFERFLMEYRFGMQEVETKLGILRDEFQLVHDYNPIEHVSSRVKSPDSLVEKVQRKGIEPDFASIRQSVTDIAGVRVTCSFVADAYRLFDLLTAQDDIEVLAVKDYIAEPKPNGYKSLHAIVSVPVFLSSGRVDVPVEVQFRTIAMDFWASLEHKIYYKYDTNVPAELLDSLKDAADTAAELDDRMERLHGEIRGGSHVRPPRLRPAGPRRAIEA; translated from the coding sequence ATGGCGAACACGGCGCCCTCGGCGCACGCAGCGAGTCCGGACGATATGGCGATCACGGTCTCGGCGGCCGAATTGCGGGAGCTGCGGGACGAGTTCGAGCGGTTCCTGATGGAGTACCGATTCGGCATGCAGGAGGTCGAGACGAAGCTCGGGATCCTGCGCGACGAGTTCCAGCTCGTTCACGACTACAACCCGATCGAGCACGTGTCGAGCCGCGTGAAGTCGCCGGACAGCCTCGTCGAGAAGGTGCAGCGCAAGGGGATCGAGCCGGACTTCGCGTCGATCCGCCAGAGCGTCACCGACATCGCCGGGGTGCGGGTCACGTGCAGTTTCGTCGCCGACGCCTACCGGCTGTTCGACCTGCTGACCGCGCAGGACGACATCGAAGTGCTGGCCGTGAAGGACTACATCGCCGAGCCGAAGCCGAACGGATACAAGAGCCTGCACGCGATCGTGTCGGTGCCGGTGTTCCTCTCGAGCGGGCGTGTGGACGTTCCCGTCGAGGTGCAGTTCCGCACGATCGCGATGGACTTCTGGGCCAGCCTCGAGCACAAGATCTACTACAAGTACGACACCAACGTCCCGGCCGAGCTGCTCGACAGTCTCAAGGATGCCGCCGACACGGCCGCTGAGCTCGACGACCGCATGGAGCGCCTGCACGGCGAGATCCGCGGCGGCTCGCACGTACGCCCGCCGCGGCTGCGTCCGGCAGGACCGCGTCGCGCGATCGAGGCCTGA
- a CDS encoding glutamine amidotransferase-related protein, translating into MTTAPLLYVCVRPQLGAAAAEYESFRTAMHLDDDTLGHHDLVRQPLPDDVFERYSGFLIGGSPFNLADPESTKTEVQRRLEADLERIAARAAQADGPAALFTCYGIGVVTRMLGGEVSRAYPEDTGPVSVELTPAAASDPLFGGLAHRFTALTAHKEGTATVPAGAKLLAVNDACPVQAYLVGDRLYATQFHPEPTTKAFTERMAVYRDDGYFEASAYEEIAGRVLAASVTEPVRLLRAFARRFGATA; encoded by the coding sequence ATGACGACCGCTCCGCTGCTCTACGTGTGCGTGCGGCCGCAGCTCGGCGCCGCGGCCGCGGAGTACGAGTCGTTCCGCACCGCGATGCACCTCGACGACGACACCCTCGGCCACCACGATCTCGTGCGCCAGCCGCTCCCGGATGACGTCTTCGAGCGCTACAGCGGGTTCCTGATCGGCGGCAGCCCGTTCAACCTCGCCGATCCCGAGTCGACGAAGACCGAGGTGCAGCGCCGCCTCGAGGCGGACCTCGAGCGCATCGCAGCGCGGGCCGCGCAGGCCGACGGCCCGGCGGCGCTGTTCACCTGCTACGGCATCGGGGTCGTGACGCGGATGCTCGGAGGCGAGGTCAGCCGCGCCTACCCGGAGGACACCGGCCCGGTCTCCGTGGAGCTCACGCCGGCCGCGGCATCCGACCCGCTCTTCGGAGGGCTCGCCCACCGTTTCACCGCCCTGACCGCGCACAAGGAGGGCACGGCGACGGTCCCTGCCGGCGCGAAGCTCCTCGCGGTCAACGACGCGTGCCCCGTGCAGGCGTACCTGGTCGGCGACCGCCTGTACGCGACGCAGTTCCACCCCGAGCCGACGACGAAGGCGTTCACGGAGCGCATGGCGGTGTACCGCGACGACGGCTACTTCGAGGCGAGCGCCTACGAGGAGATCGCCGGACGCGTGCTGGCGGCATCCGTCACCGAGCCGGTGCGTCTGCTCCGCGCCTTCGCCCGCCGGTTCGGCGCGACGGCCTGA
- a CDS encoding glutaminase — MTVADLLGTARVRLAGAPREGLGELVEPRRILGLARAPRIVPRGTAWHLGVLLLTDDGVLATGDIVRARTEARRGYTAVAQRARAELAAAARRGGFDEGATVHIGWRMLQPDAVDRGEASGPLALVEGVPSVRWSAAGGYVALDRYLDERIGLLLDPPGGA, encoded by the coding sequence ATGACCGTCGCCGACCTGCTCGGCACGGCGCGCGTCCGCTTGGCGGGTGCCCCGCGCGAAGGGCTCGGCGAGCTCGTCGAGCCTCGCCGCATCCTCGGCCTGGCCCGCGCGCCGCGCATCGTTCCCCGCGGCACCGCCTGGCACCTCGGCGTGCTGCTGCTCACCGACGACGGCGTGCTCGCGACGGGCGACATCGTGCGTGCCCGCACCGAGGCGCGTCGCGGCTACACGGCGGTGGCGCAGCGCGCGCGGGCCGAGCTCGCGGCGGCCGCCCGCCGCGGCGGATTCGACGAGGGCGCGACGGTGCACATCGGGTGGCGGATGCTGCAGCCTGACGCCGTCGACCGGGGTGAGGCATCCGGTCCACTCGCCCTCGTCGAAGGGGTGCCGAGCGTGCGCTGGAGCGCGGCCGGCGGCTACGTCGCTCTCGACCGGTACCTCGACGAGCGCATCGGCCTGCTGCTCGACCCTCCCGGCGGGGCCTGA